From a single Collimonas pratensis genomic region:
- a CDS encoding voltage-gated chloride channel family protein: MKKNNYPEQFLMLLYLARWLILASLVGALAGLASALLLLSLEWATDTRNAHRWLLWLLPLAGFAVGLIYHFPGKSVEGGNNLLIDEIHDPKRIVPKRMAPLIFLGTVITHLFGGSAGREGTAVQMGGALADVLTRIGRLGPEERRILLMAGISAGFASVFGTPLAGAIFGLEVLAIGRLRYDAILPCFIAAIISDQIPALLGVHHTHYAIPFVPHFGLGIFSATLLAGIVFGLVGMLFAQATHGLSRLFKRLIKFAPLRPFAGGVAVLLLAMLPATDKYLGLGIPTIVEAFEKPLPLHDFGGKILFTVVTLASGFKGGEVTPLFYIGATLGNALAQILSMPIPVLAGLGFVAVFAGAANTPIASTVMAMELFGPEIGMLAGIACVVSYLFSGHSGIYHAQRIGQTKRHAPEEQRQPDQGAG, from the coding sequence ATGAAAAAAAACAACTATCCCGAGCAGTTCCTGATGCTGCTGTATCTCGCGCGCTGGCTGATCCTGGCTTCCCTGGTGGGCGCACTGGCCGGCCTGGCTTCGGCGCTGCTGCTGCTGTCGCTGGAATGGGCTACCGATACCCGCAACGCCCATCGCTGGCTGCTGTGGCTGCTGCCGCTGGCCGGCTTTGCGGTGGGCCTGATCTATCACTTCCCCGGCAAGTCGGTCGAGGGCGGCAACAACCTGCTGATCGATGAAATCCACGACCCCAAGCGCATCGTGCCGAAACGCATGGCGCCGCTGATTTTCCTGGGCACGGTGATCACCCACCTGTTCGGTGGCTCCGCCGGCCGCGAGGGCACCGCGGTGCAGATGGGCGGCGCCCTGGCCGATGTGCTGACCCGCATCGGCCGCCTCGGACCGGAGGAACGGCGCATCCTGCTGATGGCTGGCATCAGCGCCGGCTTTGCCTCGGTGTTCGGGACGCCGCTGGCCGGCGCCATCTTCGGCCTGGAAGTGCTGGCCATCGGCCGCTTGCGCTACGACGCCATCCTGCCTTGCTTCATCGCCGCCATCATCAGCGACCAGATTCCGGCGTTGCTGGGCGTGCACCACACCCACTATGCGATTCCCTTCGTGCCGCATTTCGGCCTCGGCATCTTTTCCGCGACGCTGCTGGCGGGGATCGTGTTCGGCCTGGTCGGCATGCTGTTCGCGCAGGCAACCCATGGCTTGTCGCGCCTGTTCAAGCGTCTGATCAAGTTTGCACCCTTGCGGCCGTTTGCCGGCGGTGTTGCGGTGTTGTTGCTGGCCATGCTGCCGGCCACCGACAAGTATCTGGGGTTGGGGATTCCAACCATCGTCGAGGCGTTCGAGAAGCCGTTGCCGCTGCACGATTTCGGCGGCAAGATCCTGTTCACGGTGGTGACACTGGCGTCCGGCTTCAAGGGCGGCGAGGTGACGCCGTTGTTCTATATCGGCGCCACGCTGGGCAATGCGCTGGCGCAGATCTTGTCCATGCCGATTCCAGTGCTGGCTGGGCTGGGGTTTGTGGCGGTGTTTGCGGGAGCGGCCAATACGCCGATTGCCTCGACCGTCATGGCGATGGAACTATTCGGGCCGGAAATCGGCATGCTGGCGGGGATCGCCTGCGTGGTTAGCTATCTGTTTTCCGGCCACAGCGGGATTTATCATGCGCAGCGCATAGGCCAGACAAAACGCCATGCGCCGGAGGAGCAGCGCCAACCGGATCAAGGAGCCGGCTAG